The following proteins come from a genomic window of Streptomyces liliiviolaceus:
- a CDS encoding non-ribosomal peptide synthetase: MSGSAASDSAAPDSAVSGPLLVEAVLGQARLTPGALAVLDGDHRLDYAGLDRASLRVVRALRARGVRPGQAVAVRLPRSWQLVCVMLGIRRAGATVVPLDAQSPAERRRHILDDSAAVALVQDGTDEATSGAPGDGPGPLPDGFLLDVGDLLGDLPRENAGSPFDEVTPATDAATSFLFYTSGTTGRPKGVEVKDAGIMRLADPGFLSPTAGARYASISNPAFDALSYEVWVPLLTGGTCVVLSDEQVQNPQLLAETLRHERIDALFVTAALFNAVTDSVPHCFDTVAHVLIGGEQLNATRVTRWYRDNPGTTTCLVNAYGPTESSTFALHHPVPRDFDGDTVPVGRPVPGTDALLVADGSRVAETDEIGELLLSGAGLATGYRNLPEETAQRFAPLPWHDAGRAVWYRTGDLARRDATGLVTFVGRADRQVKVRGFRIEPGEVEQRLGAHPAVRQARVCTRHDVDGAHELLAYLVLGAELTYEEYERHLTAALPPYMRPHRTHLVDALPRNANGKVDDAALLGSTTPAWRRTVGAVVEVTDAQREVLEMAGNVLGVTGLRPDDRWIPNGGDSLKALRLRFGIRRRWNVEVPQSVVLREDFAALTEAVTSRTEVSGSPGADQSPPHPSVPDPSGHRSAQATSEQQRLWLLDRSDPHGRAYDVPLAFHLQGTVDEDALRAALTRLVAEHPALRTAFRSTAEGLLQEVGDPFDPWEPADVLDGEGWEPTARRFFATPFDLAEARMLRAGLLRTLDGAVLLLHLHHIAVDGWSLNVLFRDLTAFTAQAAGLEEAGHGEEERSRHTPLDFALWQRRWHLEPSYDEQRSALRRHYATAEPSPLPPAAANTADTGARLLTASLDLVQRSRLDRLGAELGLTRFQLLLAAFSWSLYGVTGQTRPLVASPVSGRPVGEFASTVGMFANTVLLPLRLQPGEDLRRQLGRQAVEVQQILDRQDVTLADVLTDHDFGGGGPLFDFMFVLENTDFGALSLPDCRVRPVWPQPIDTKCALTLSVVEQDFGLDCLWEYAAGRFDADVVASAHRLFVRAIDLLTAADEDEDWSQGQDEPTLAAVVAPYRRTLPDPGRGARSTPAFTTVAEGFAAQVRRTPHAPALTTGDRTLTYTQLDAHARALAAELANRLPLPSDPGAPARVALHLTPSAEHIVALLAAAQLNLTVVPLDPAYPPALLRRVLHDADPLCILTAVGAEEGVAEIAPPELPRHPIDLAATDPAAPRPAPHAGLRPLYTLFTSGSTGVPKGVDVPDLTLCNLLHWQTESGGLGGAAVTQQFSMLSFDVSFQEIFTTLCSGGRLHLVRPEWRQDLPALLDQLEQAGVERLFLPFVALQLLAEHAVHLGRFPSRLREVVTAGEQLMCTDAVRDWFAGLTDARLFNHYGPTETHVVSGLCLEGDPMLWPTRPAIGHPVANAVLRVTDDSGEPLPPGAVGRLLIGGPMASPCYLGDAELNRSRFTELPGHGTFYRSGDLAHFDADGLLHFDGRDDDQVKISGHRLELGQLEAALLRHPSVVGALVSLDGDSLVALLQCRGDDPELDQLDAHLAGQLPPFARIRTFRRVETLPRTPSGKLDRRAVATQGRELRSGAATGPGATESVVSTLETRLCELFATVTGKRVLPDQRFFDAGAGSLDLMRFQLRCGVELGLTFTVADLFEHVTVRGLSRFLDTSAPAPAGATTRTTATATATVPVERNGGADEPIAVIGMAVRLPGAPDLASFWRMVESAERGIEHFPAAEGRVGARSQMDGLLAFDPQHFGISPQEARLMDPQQRHLLMSCVEALAHAGIADPAAGRVGLIAGCGENTYFQSMHREADPAALPDGFRLALHHDKDFLATKAAYHLNLTGPAFTVQAACASSLVGVHLAAGLLRQGEADVMLAGGVLVDTLLTDGYTYRPQHIFSPDGHCRPFSDDAAGTVGASGVGVVVLKPLSLAERDGDTVYAVVTGSALNNDGASKLGYSAPSVSGQREVIRTALRRSGRPATDIGYVEAHGTGTRLGDPVEVGALRQALDLPDSASVALSSVKSQIGHLGAAAGVVGLVRAALAVHHGVIPPNVDFRRLNPEIGADPGPFHIPTSARPWPAGRPRVAAVSSFGIGGTNAHLILEQHAPPVSARTPKGTGRSAHTGRLVLSGSSEQSLRTDARRIADHLAAAPQTYDQVLRHLSGGRPTRTHLVTADCPDAETAVAWLRRVADGSEPATGAAGAAGEVMELEQGPAASDDASGNLRQGAHSAPPPWDFPPPAFALTDHDFPRAARQPAQPVTAADPAATTPPVRMPEGEWLHQTEWARLRRAVPYTGSLSGRPVVVVTDGTSTPVDWKALHSAHSRVVHVTTGTAYVRSGGDRYEVDPADPASLARLLKDVGHDAPEGFEWLHTLPLRVEGPVGEGTLEDARRVCLDQTAALCQAVASLPPGARPRLWWLSHSAQPVTGEVSRPELGLLAAAVEVPRQELGLDTRWIDLPGADPADWAHLLPVVLADTTTDTTAGAVPGASLGAAPERRIALRQGYWWRPVARSVPRPLAHSAGLMGGAGLMEGDGEHLVLGGTGGIGTGIATWLLEHTGGRVVLLARRPHLPSALARWSDRVTLVAADLAEEPLDDVLERLAPHTGRLHGIVHAAGSASGALLIRRDSETMRDADRAKLNAVLLTERLIARHGPRYAVYCSSLSALFGGVGQFDYAAANGVLDAFAHHGGADSSATVRLSIGWDVWRDAGMALDSLGTDARHQAHLRTGLSTAEGLRVFADALELQLPHLLVSSTPLEASRYFYEPEARTADEVAREPAGAQTTSPDAAELIEAARELLGTDTLDPAASLYDLGADSLTLLDLLSEVKRLYGVDIELSHLSHQVSVDDLLARLGRPARAEEPTDDPVTVETWQTGDDQDVLCVIHPVGGDIQAYRPLVSALDARTTVCLVPDPALHDPGLPHWTVAERADRYLAALRARFPDARTRLRLAGWSFGALVAHSMAASAEAAGRPVERLYLLDPPAPQPGTQDSQNSPDSPDSFDEDALRAVFEQELQGNKAQSASLTAGTAGTAEARGSTGASYAERLAHCCRANISAMTAHTAPRLTRTPSALWLATEITPDLLLAPPAPTAAEEWAALLPRPTQVHHVQATHYEIVTGRHVQDIARVIDADR; the protein is encoded by the coding sequence ATGTCCGGCTCCGCCGCCTCCGATTCCGCCGCGCCCGATTCCGCCGTGTCCGGTCCGCTGCTGGTCGAGGCCGTACTCGGCCAGGCGCGGCTGACCCCCGGCGCCCTCGCCGTGCTCGACGGGGATCACCGTCTCGACTACGCGGGCCTCGACCGGGCCTCCCTGCGTGTGGTGCGCGCCCTGCGAGCCCGCGGAGTCCGCCCGGGGCAGGCCGTCGCGGTCCGCCTGCCGCGGTCCTGGCAGTTGGTGTGCGTGATGCTCGGTATCCGCCGTGCCGGGGCCACCGTGGTTCCGCTCGACGCGCAGAGCCCCGCCGAGCGCCGCCGCCACATCCTCGACGACTCGGCCGCCGTGGCCCTGGTCCAGGACGGCACGGACGAGGCGACGAGCGGGGCGCCCGGGGACGGCCCCGGCCCACTGCCGGACGGCTTCCTGCTGGACGTCGGTGACCTCCTCGGCGATCTCCCCCGAGAGAACGCGGGGTCGCCCTTCGACGAGGTCACCCCCGCCACGGACGCGGCCACCTCGTTCCTCTTCTATACCTCGGGCACCACGGGCCGCCCCAAGGGAGTCGAGGTCAAGGACGCCGGAATCATGCGTCTGGCCGACCCCGGTTTCCTCTCCCCCACCGCGGGCGCACGGTACGCCAGCATCTCCAACCCGGCCTTCGACGCCCTGAGTTACGAGGTCTGGGTACCGCTGCTGACCGGCGGGACCTGTGTCGTCCTGAGCGACGAGCAGGTCCAGAACCCGCAGCTGCTCGCCGAGACCCTGCGGCACGAGCGGATCGACGCGCTCTTCGTGACCGCGGCCCTGTTCAACGCCGTCACCGACAGCGTGCCGCACTGCTTCGACACCGTCGCCCACGTCCTGATCGGCGGCGAACAGCTCAACGCCACCCGCGTCACACGCTGGTACCGGGACAACCCCGGCACCACGACGTGCCTCGTCAACGCCTACGGACCCACCGAGTCCTCGACCTTCGCGCTGCACCACCCCGTGCCCCGCGACTTCGACGGGGACACCGTTCCCGTGGGCCGGCCCGTGCCCGGGACGGACGCGCTGCTGGTCGCCGACGGCTCACGGGTCGCGGAGACCGATGAGATCGGTGAACTGCTGCTGTCCGGGGCCGGGTTGGCGACGGGCTACCGCAACCTGCCCGAGGAGACGGCCCAGCGCTTCGCCCCGCTGCCGTGGCACGACGCGGGCCGCGCCGTCTGGTACCGCACCGGCGACCTCGCACGCCGCGACGCCACGGGGCTGGTCACCTTCGTCGGGCGGGCGGACCGCCAGGTGAAGGTACGCGGCTTCCGCATCGAGCCCGGGGAGGTCGAGCAGCGGCTCGGCGCACACCCCGCCGTCCGGCAGGCCCGGGTCTGCACCCGGCACGACGTGGACGGCGCCCATGAACTGCTGGCCTACCTGGTACTGGGCGCCGAGCTGACGTACGAGGAGTACGAACGCCATCTGACGGCCGCCCTGCCCCCGTACATGCGCCCGCACCGCACCCATCTCGTGGACGCCCTGCCGCGCAACGCCAACGGCAAGGTCGACGATGCCGCGCTGCTGGGCTCCACGACGCCGGCGTGGCGCCGTACCGTCGGCGCGGTCGTCGAGGTGACGGACGCACAGCGCGAGGTGCTGGAGATGGCCGGGAACGTGCTGGGGGTGACGGGGCTTCGGCCGGACGACCGGTGGATCCCCAACGGAGGTGACTCGCTCAAGGCGTTGCGTCTGCGGTTCGGGATCCGGCGCCGCTGGAACGTCGAGGTGCCGCAGTCGGTCGTCCTGCGGGAGGACTTCGCCGCGCTGACCGAGGCCGTCACCTCCCGAACCGAGGTCTCCGGCTCCCCCGGCGCGGACCAGTCGCCGCCGCACCCGTCGGTGCCCGACCCGAGCGGACACCGTTCCGCACAGGCCACCTCCGAGCAGCAGCGCCTGTGGCTCCTCGACCGGAGCGACCCGCACGGTCGCGCCTACGACGTCCCGCTCGCCTTCCATCTGCAGGGCACCGTCGACGAGGACGCCCTGCGCGCCGCGCTCACCCGTCTCGTCGCCGAACACCCCGCCCTGCGTACGGCTTTCCGGTCCACCGCGGAGGGGCTGCTCCAGGAGGTCGGCGACCCCTTCGACCCCTGGGAGCCGGCCGACGTCCTCGACGGTGAGGGCTGGGAGCCGACGGCTCGGCGGTTCTTCGCCACACCCTTCGATCTCGCCGAGGCGCGGATGCTCCGGGCGGGCCTGCTGCGCACCCTCGACGGTGCGGTCCTCCTGCTCCACCTGCATCACATCGCCGTCGACGGCTGGTCCCTCAACGTCCTCTTCCGCGACCTCACCGCCTTCACCGCCCAAGCGGCCGGGCTCGAAGAAGCCGGTCACGGCGAGGAGGAAAGGTCCCGTCACACCCCGCTCGATTTCGCCCTGTGGCAGCGGCGTTGGCACCTGGAGCCCTCCTACGACGAGCAACGGTCGGCGCTGCGCCGCCACTACGCGACTGCGGAGCCGTCCCCGCTCCCACCCGCCGCCGCGAACACCGCCGACACCGGGGCCCGGCTGCTGACCGCGTCCCTCGACCTCGTCCAGCGCTCCCGGCTCGACCGGCTCGGGGCGGAACTCGGACTCACCCGTTTCCAACTCCTGCTGGCCGCCTTCTCCTGGAGCCTGTACGGCGTGACGGGCCAGACACGGCCACTGGTGGCGAGCCCCGTCTCGGGCCGACCGGTCGGTGAATTCGCCTCCACCGTCGGCATGTTCGCCAACACCGTGCTGCTGCCGTTGCGGCTCCAGCCAGGTGAGGACCTGCGCCGACAGCTCGGTCGGCAGGCCGTCGAGGTCCAGCAGATCCTGGACCGGCAGGACGTGACGCTCGCCGATGTGCTGACCGACCACGACTTCGGCGGCGGCGGCCCGCTCTTCGACTTCATGTTCGTCCTGGAGAACACCGACTTCGGCGCGCTGTCCTTGCCGGACTGCCGGGTGCGTCCCGTCTGGCCGCAGCCCATCGACACCAAGTGCGCGCTGACGCTGTCCGTCGTCGAGCAGGACTTCGGCTTGGACTGCCTGTGGGAGTACGCGGCCGGGCGCTTCGACGCCGACGTGGTGGCGTCCGCCCATCGACTCTTCGTACGGGCGATCGACCTGCTCACCGCCGCGGACGAGGACGAGGACTGGAGCCAGGGTCAGGACGAGCCGACGTTGGCAGCCGTCGTCGCTCCCTACCGGCGTACGCTCCCCGATCCTGGACGAGGGGCGCGAAGCACTCCCGCGTTCACGACCGTGGCAGAGGGCTTCGCCGCGCAGGTACGGCGGACTCCGCACGCGCCGGCCCTGACCACGGGCGACCGCACGCTCACGTACACGCAACTGGACGCGCACGCACGGGCGTTGGCAGCCGAGTTGGCGAACCGGCTTCCGCTGCCGTCCGATCCCGGGGCGCCCGCCCGGGTCGCGCTGCATCTCACACCGTCGGCCGAGCACATCGTGGCACTCCTCGCCGCCGCCCAGCTCAACCTGACCGTCGTACCGCTCGATCCCGCCTACCCGCCCGCGCTGCTGCGCCGGGTCCTGCACGACGCCGACCCCTTGTGCATTCTGACCGCGGTCGGTGCGGAGGAGGGCGTGGCCGAGATCGCGCCGCCGGAGCTGCCACGGCATCCGATCGATCTGGCCGCCACCGATCCGGCCGCGCCGCGACCGGCCCCCCACGCGGGCCTGAGACCGCTCTACACGCTGTTCACCTCCGGCTCGACCGGTGTGCCCAAGGGTGTCGACGTACCGGACCTGACCCTGTGCAACCTGCTGCACTGGCAGACCGAATCGGGTGGCCTCGGCGGGGCCGCGGTCACCCAGCAGTTCTCGATGCTGTCCTTCGACGTCTCCTTCCAGGAGATCTTCACGACGCTGTGCTCGGGCGGACGCCTGCACCTCGTGCGCCCCGAGTGGCGGCAGGACCTGCCCGCCCTGCTCGACCAGTTGGAACAGGCCGGTGTCGAGCGGTTGTTCCTGCCCTTCGTGGCACTGCAACTGCTGGCCGAGCACGCCGTGCACCTGGGGCGTTTCCCGTCTCGGCTGCGAGAGGTGGTCACCGCGGGCGAGCAGCTGATGTGCACCGACGCCGTCCGCGACTGGTTCGCCGGTCTGACGGACGCCCGGCTGTTCAACCACTACGGGCCCACGGAGACCCATGTCGTCAGCGGTCTGTGCCTCGAAGGCGACCCGATGCTGTGGCCCACCCGCCCGGCCATCGGGCACCCGGTGGCCAACGCGGTGCTGCGCGTGACCGACGACAGCGGCGAACCGCTCCCGCCCGGGGCTGTCGGCAGGCTGCTCATCGGGGGCCCGATGGCCTCGCCCTGCTACCTCGGCGACGCGGAGCTCAACCGCTCCAGGTTCACCGAACTGCCAGGCCACGGCACGTTCTACCGCAGCGGCGACCTGGCGCACTTCGACGCCGACGGGCTGCTGCACTTCGACGGCAGGGACGACGACCAGGTCAAGATCAGCGGTCACCGGCTGGAGCTGGGGCAGCTGGAGGCCGCGCTGCTTCGGCACCCGTCGGTCGTCGGTGCCCTGGTGTCCCTCGACGGGGATTCCCTCGTGGCGCTGCTGCAGTGCCGCGGCGACGACCCGGAGCTGGACCAACTCGACGCCCATCTCGCCGGGCAGTTGCCGCCCTTCGCCCGTATCCGCACGTTCCGCAGGGTCGAGACGCTGCCGCGCACGCCGAGCGGCAAGCTCGACCGCCGCGCGGTCGCCACGCAGGGGCGTGAGCTGAGGAGTGGGGCGGCGACGGGGCCGGGGGCCACGGAATCCGTCGTGTCCACGCTGGAGACCCGGCTGTGCGAGCTGTTCGCCACGGTGACGGGCAAGAGGGTGCTGCCGGACCAGCGGTTCTTCGACGCGGGCGCGGGCAGCCTGGACCTGATGCGTTTCCAGTTGCGGTGCGGTGTCGAGCTGGGCCTGACCTTCACGGTCGCGGACCTCTTCGAGCACGTCACCGTACGCGGCCTGAGCCGGTTCCTCGACACGTCGGCCCCGGCTCCGGCCGGCGCCACCACCAGGACCACGGCTACGGCTACAGCTACTGTCCCGGTCGAACGGAACGGCGGCGCGGACGAGCCGATCGCCGTCATCGGGATGGCCGTACGGCTGCCCGGCGCCCCCGACCTGGCGTCGTTCTGGCGGATGGTCGAGTCCGCAGAGCGCGGCATCGAACACTTCCCGGCCGCCGAGGGACGTGTCGGCGCCCGCAGCCAGATGGACGGTCTGCTGGCCTTCGACCCCCAGCACTTCGGCATCAGCCCGCAGGAAGCACGGCTGATGGACCCGCAGCAGCGGCACCTGCTGATGAGCTGCGTCGAAGCGCTCGCCCACGCGGGCATCGCCGACCCCGCCGCCGGCCGCGTCGGCCTGATAGCGGGATGCGGCGAGAACACGTACTTCCAGTCCATGCACCGGGAGGCCGACCCCGCCGCCCTCCCGGACGGCTTCCGCCTGGCCCTCCACCACGACAAGGACTTCCTCGCCACGAAGGCCGCGTACCACCTGAACCTGACCGGCCCCGCCTTCACGGTCCAGGCGGCCTGTGCCAGCTCCCTCGTGGGGGTGCACCTCGCGGCCGGGCTGCTGCGGCAGGGCGAGGCCGACGTCATGCTGGCCGGCGGAGTGCTGGTCGACACGCTGCTGACGGACGGGTACACCTACCGGCCGCAGCACATCTTCTCGCCCGACGGCCACTGCCGGCCCTTCAGCGACGACGCCGCGGGCACCGTCGGCGCGAGTGGCGTCGGTGTCGTGGTCCTCAAACCGCTGAGCCTCGCCGAGCGCGACGGCGACACCGTGTACGCGGTCGTCACCGGGTCCGCCCTCAACAACGACGGCGCCTCGAAGCTCGGTTACAGCGCGCCGTCCGTCTCCGGGCAGCGGGAGGTCATCCGGACCGCGCTGCGCCGCAGTGGCCGCCCGGCCACCGACATCGGATACGTCGAGGCGCACGGCACCGGGACCCGGCTGGGCGACCCCGTGGAGGTCGGCGCGCTGCGGCAGGCCCTCGACCTGCCCGACTCCGCCTCGGTCGCCCTGTCGTCCGTGAAGAGCCAGATCGGTCACCTCGGCGCCGCCGCGGGCGTCGTCGGCCTGGTGCGCGCGGCACTCGCCGTCCACCACGGGGTGATCCCGCCGAACGTCGACTTCCGGCGCCTCAACCCGGAGATCGGCGCCGACCCGGGCCCCTTCCACATCCCGACGAGCGCGCGGCCCTGGCCGGCGGGGCGTCCGCGTGTGGCCGCCGTCAGCAGTTTCGGCATCGGCGGCACCAACGCCCATCTGATCCTTGAGCAGCACGCGCCCCCCGTATCGGCGCGGACGCCGAAGGGCACCGGCCGGAGCGCCCACACCGGCCGCCTGGTGCTGTCCGGCAGCAGCGAGCAGTCACTGCGTACGGACGCCCGGCGCATCGCCGACCATCTGGCCGCCGCTCCGCAGACGTACGACCAGGTCCTGCGCCATCTGTCGGGCGGTCGCCCGACGCGGACGCACCTGGTCACGGCCGACTGCCCGGACGCGGAGACGGCCGTGGCGTGGCTGCGGAGGGTCGCGGACGGCTCGGAGCCCGCGACGGGGGCTGCGGGTGCGGCGGGCGAGGTCATGGAACTGGAGCAGGGGCCGGCCGCGTCGGACGACGCGAGCGGGAACCTGCGGCAGGGCGCTCACTCCGCTCCCCCGCCCTGGGACTTCCCGCCCCCCGCCTTCGCCCTCACCGACCACGACTTCCCGCGCGCCGCCCGGCAACCCGCGCAGCCCGTCACGGCAGCCGACCCCGCCGCCACCACGCCACCGGTACGGATGCCGGAGGGCGAGTGGCTGCACCAGACCGAGTGGGCGCGGCTGCGACGGGCCGTCCCGTACACCGGCTCGCTGTCGGGGCGCCCGGTCGTGGTCGTCACCGACGGCACCTCGACGCCGGTCGACTGGAAGGCACTGCACTCCGCGCACAGCCGCGTCGTCCACGTCACGACCGGTACCGCGTACGTGCGGTCCGGCGGCGACCGGTACGAGGTCGATCCCGCCGATCCCGCCTCGCTGGCCCGGCTGCTCAAGGACGTCGGACACGACGCGCCCGAGGGATTCGAGTGGCTGCACACGCTGCCTCTCCGTGTCGAAGGGCCGGTCGGCGAAGGTACGTTGGAGGACGCTCGGCGCGTCTGCCTCGACCAGACGGCCGCCCTCTGCCAGGCGGTGGCGAGCCTGCCGCCCGGCGCACGTCCGCGCCTGTGGTGGCTGTCCCACAGTGCGCAACCGGTGACGGGCGAGGTGTCACGCCCCGAACTGGGCCTGCTGGCCGCTGCGGTGGAGGTGCCTCGCCAGGAACTCGGCCTGGACACCCGCTGGATCGACCTGCCGGGCGCCGACCCGGCCGACTGGGCCCATCTGCTGCCGGTCGTCCTCGCGGACACAACCACGGACACGACCGCGGGGGCCGTCCCGGGAGCCTCCCTGGGAGCCGCCCCGGAGCGTCGTATCGCCCTGCGCCAGGGCTACTGGTGGCGGCCGGTCGCCCGGTCCGTACCGCGCCCGCTCGCCCACTCCGCCGGGCTCATGGGCGGCGCAGGGCTCATGGAGGGCGACGGCGAACACCTCGTCCTCGGCGGCACCGGTGGCATCGGTACCGGCATCGCCACCTGGCTGCTCGAACACACCGGCGGGCGGGTCGTACTGCTCGCGCGCCGCCCCCACCTGCCGTCCGCCCTCGCCCGCTGGTCCGACCGTGTCACCCTCGTGGCGGCCGATCTCGCCGAGGAGCCGCTCGACGACGTCCTGGAACGGCTCGCACCCCACACCGGCCGCCTCCACGGCATCGTGCATGCCGCGGGCAGCGCGTCCGGCGCCCTCCTGATCCGCCGCGACAGCGAGACCATGCGCGACGCCGACCGGGCGAAACTGAACGCCGTCCTGCTCACCGAGCGGCTGATCGCCCGCCACGGACCGCGTTACGCCGTCTACTGCTCGTCGCTGTCGGCGCTGTTCGGCGGAGTCGGCCAGTTCGACTACGCGGCCGCCAACGGGGTGCTCGACGCCTTCGCCCACCACGGCGGCGCGGACTCGTCGGCGACCGTACGCCTCAGCATCGGCTGGGACGTGTGGCGGGACGCCGGCATGGCCCTCGACTCGCTCGGCACCGACGCACGCCACCAGGCACATCTGCGGACGGGACTGTCGACCGCCGAGGGACTGCGCGTCTTCGCCGACGCCCTGGAACTCCAGCTGCCGCACCTGCTCGTGTCCAGTACGCCACTGGAGGCCTCCCGGTACTTCTACGAGCCCGAGGCACGGACCGCCGACGAGGTCGCCCGAGAACCGGCCGGGGCGCAGACAACGTCACCCGACGCCGCCGAACTCATCGAGGCAGCACGGGAGTTGCTCGGCACGGACACGCTTGACCCGGCAGCGTCCCTGTACGACCTGGGCGCTGACTCCCTCACCCTGCTCGACCTGCTCTCCGAGGTGAAGCGGCTGTACGGGGTCGACATCGAGCTCTCGCATCTCAGCCATCAGGTGAGCGTCGACGATCTCCTCGCCCGCCTCGGCCGACCCGCGCGGGCGGAGGAGCCCACCGACGACCCGGTGACCGTCGAGACCTGGCAGACCGGCGACGACCAGGACGTCCTGTGCGTGATCCACCCGGTCGGCGGCGACATCCAGGCCTATCGGCCGCTGGTCTCCGCCCTGGACGCGCGCACCACGGTCTGCCTCGTCCCCGATCCCGCTCTGCACGATCCCGGCCTGCCGCACTGGACGGTCGCCGAGCGGGCGGACCGCTACCTCGCCGCGCTGCGCGCCCGTTTCCCCGATGCGCGGACCCGACTGCGGCTCGCGGGCTGGTCGTTCGGCGCGCTGGTCGCCCACTCCATGGCCGCGAGCGCCGAAGCGGCGGGCCGGCCTGTCGAGCGGCTGTACCTGCTGGATCCGCCCGCGCCGCAACCAGGAACTCAGGACAGCCAGAACAGCCCGGACAGCCCGGACAGCTTCGATGAAGATGCTCTGCGTGCCGTCTTCGAGCAGGAACTGCAAGGCAACAAGGCCCAGTCGGCGTCCCTGACGGCGGGGACGGCAGGGACGGCTGAAGCGAGAGGGTCGACAGGGGCGTCGTACGCCGAACGGCTCGCCCACTGCTGCCGGGCCAACATCTCCGCGATGACCGCCCACACCGCGCCCCGTCTGACCCGCACGCCCAGCGCCCTGTGGCTGGCCACCGAGATCACGCCCGATCTGCTCCTCGCCCCGCCCGCGCCGACGGCCGCCGAGGAATGGGCGGCGCTGCTCCCCCGTCCCACCCAGGTGCACCACGTACAGGCCACGCACTACGAGATCGTCACCGGACGCCACGTACAGGACATAGCCCGCGTGATCGACGCCGACCGGTGA
- a CDS encoding TauD/TfdA dioxygenase family protein: MDQFTLDAIARITTAPRETYESFTVDPLTPLLGAEISGLDLSEELTPVQQKDIRTAFLTHHVLVFRDQHLTPEDHKRFAALFGPLHLDSLPEEGGDPYILKVSANKDSKVVVGNGWHADGTADDEPSLGSMLYVTEVPEIGSGGDTLFANMHLAYDMLSPAMKTFLDGLTAVHDGARPWLTLGQLPPAEYDVPRNEHPVVVRHPDTGRKILFVNGPYTSNITQLAAGESKAVLEMLYDHVARTNLLHCRVRWEANTLVFWDNRCVQHHATWDYFPYSRYGQRVAIDGTRPQA, translated from the coding sequence ATGGATCAGTTCACCCTGGACGCCATCGCCCGCATCACGACGGCACCCCGTGAGACCTACGAAAGCTTCACCGTCGACCCGCTGACGCCGCTTCTCGGTGCGGAGATCTCCGGCCTCGACCTCTCCGAGGAACTGACTCCGGTCCAGCAGAAGGACATCCGGACGGCCTTCCTGACCCACCACGTCCTCGTCTTCCGCGACCAGCACCTCACCCCTGAGGATCACAAGCGGTTCGCCGCCCTGTTCGGGCCGCTGCACCTGGACTCCCTTCCCGAGGAAGGGGGCGACCCGTACATCCTGAAGGTCAGTGCCAACAAGGATTCCAAGGTCGTCGTCGGCAACGGCTGGCACGCCGACGGGACAGCCGACGACGAGCCCTCACTCGGCTCGATGCTCTATGTGACCGAGGTGCCGGAGATCGGCAGCGGCGGCGACACCCTCTTCGCCAACATGCACCTCGCCTACGACATGCTGTCCCCGGCGATGAAGACGTTCCTGGACGGACTGACCGCCGTGCACGACGGTGCCCGCCCTTGGCTCACGCTGGGGCAGCTTCCCCCGGCGGAGTACGACGTGCCGCGCAACGAGCACCCGGTCGTGGTGCGCCACCCCGACACCGGCCGCAAGATCCTGTTCGTGAACGGGCCGTACACCTCAAACATCACACAGCTGGCCGCGGGCGAGAGCAAGGCCGTCCTGGAGATGCTGTACGACCACGTCGCCCGTACGAACCTGCTGCACTGCCGGGTGCGCTGGGAGGCCAACACCCTGGTGTTCTGGGACAACCGCTGTGTCCAGCACCACGCCACCTGGGACTACTTCCCGTACTCCCGCTACGGGCAGCGCGTCGCGATCGACGGGACCCGACCCCAGGCATGA